Proteins encoded in a region of the Wolbachia endosymbiont (group A) of Anomoia purmunda genome:
- the putA gene encoding bifunctional proline dehydrogenase/L-glutamate gamma-semialdehyde dehydrogenase PutA — translation MISSIQEPNELRKRLQGFYRTDEKSYIRYLVEKAELSADSKNRIYNIAKQVIEKIKHNKLSIVDSFMQQYSLSNDEGIALMCLAESLLRIPDDYTIDELIKDKIANQEWSKYLGYSSSVFVNASTWSLMIGSSILRDNEGDSKFYYAISKLLKNLGEPIIRKAVKQAMSMLGNHFLVGETIEEALRYAKLDDNSKFLYSFDMLGEAAHTTEDAEEYFNSYMHSIKAIGESTEINDCFKSHGISIKLSALHPRYEFSQFDNIAEELRAKLLELCHEAKKYNISLCIDAEETERLEISLILFEQLRLDESLSEWEGLGLAVQAYQKRALSVLDFVEDVAIRSNHKIMVRLVKGAYWDSEIKRTQELGLNDYSVFTRKSYTDVSYLVCAQKLLSKPNSFYPCFGTHNVYTFASIMELADKNHPGFEFQRLHGMAKDLYDYAMSELATNVSCRVYAPVGEHSDLLPYLIRRLLENGANSSFVNQISDPNVKIDELISDPLEKAINFNYEPHPGIPLPQGILGPERKNSLGMDISDSVIVSQFADDIKDFSEKKWQVGPIIDGKALFDSAEFIEVVNPAHLENIIGEVSSATSDQALNALEIAHSAFTKWQNVSAVERAKYLEKAADLLEERMRELIYILIVEAGKILSDAIAEVREAVDFLRYYAMIAKNELSDWKKLPGPTGEDNFIFFEGRGVFLCISPWNFPLAIFLGQVSAALAAGNTVLAKPAEQTPIIAYEAVKILHEAGIPKNVLHLIPGDGGYLGKILVSDNRIAGVAFTGSTQTAQIINKMLANRDGPIVPLIAETGGLNAMIVDSSALLEQVTTDVVLSAFRSTGQRCSALRVLFIQEDIAEKQIKMICGAAQELKIGDPIQLSTDIGPIIDKASIDMLTQHTQKMSEDGDSNLLFKVPMDTNSHNGYFFPPYIYEIQKISQLKQEVFGPILHIIRFNKSQLDEVISDINSTGYGLTFSLQSRIQIQIDTISKKISVGNVYINRNQIGAAVGIQPFGGRGLSGTGPKAGGPHYLQRFSTEKVVSVNTTAFGGNTTLMCLD, via the coding sequence ACTAATCAAAGATAAAATTGCCAATCAAGAATGGAGTAAATATTTAGGATATTCTTCTTCAGTGTTCGTCAATGCTTCCACGTGGAGTTTAATGATAGGTAGCAGTATATTGAGAGATAATGAAGGCGATTCGAAGTTCTATTACGCAATTTCTAAGTTACTTAAGAATTTAGGAGAACCGATCATTCGCAAAGCAGTAAAACAAGCAATGTCTATGCTTGGTAATCATTTTCTTGTTGGAGAAACCATAGAAGAAGCTTTAAGGTACGCAAAACTAGATGACAATAGTAAGTTTTTATACTCTTTTGATATGCTTGGCGAAGCTGCTCACACAACTGAGGATGCAGAAGAGTATTTTAATTCATATATGCATTCAATAAAAGCTATAGGTGAATCCACTGAAATAAATGATTGTTTTAAATCGCATGGAATTTCAATCAAATTGTCTGCATTACATCCACGTTATGAATTCAGCCAATTCGATAATATAGCTGAAGAGTTGAGAGCTAAACTGCTAGAGCTTTGTCATGAAGCAAAAAAATACAACATTTCATTATGCATAGATGCAGAAGAAACAGAAAGACTTGAAATTTCCTTAATCTTGTTTGAACAATTACGGCTTGATGAATCACTTTCTGAGTGGGAAGGGCTTGGCTTGGCTGTGCAAGCATATCAAAAACGTGCTTTGTCTGTTCTTGACTTTGTAGAGGATGTTGCTATTCGATCAAATCATAAAATTATGGTCAGACTTGTAAAAGGTGCATATTGGGATTCAGAAATCAAGCGTACGCAAGAATTGGGATTAAATGATTACTCAGTATTTACAAGAAAAAGCTATACTGACGTATCTTACCTCGTGTGCGCACAGAAACTTTTGAGTAAACCAAACAGCTTTTACCCATGCTTTGGAACTCATAACGTCTATACTTTTGCTTCTATCATGGAACTTGCTGATAAAAACCACCCTGGATTTGAATTTCAACGCTTACATGGAATGGCAAAAGACTTATATGATTATGCAATGTCAGAGCTTGCAACAAATGTTAGCTGTCGTGTCTACGCACCCGTTGGGGAACATAGTGACTTGTTGCCTTATCTTATAAGACGCCTTCTTGAAAATGGAGCTAATAGTTCGTTTGTTAATCAAATAAGTGATCCTAACGTTAAAATCGATGAGTTAATTTCAGATCCACTGGAAAAAGCTATAAATTTTAATTATGAACCTCATCCAGGCATTCCATTACCACAAGGTATTTTGGGACCAGAAAGAAAAAATTCCTTGGGAATGGATATTAGTGATTCTGTGATAGTTTCACAATTTGCAGATGATATAAAGGATTTTAGTGAAAAAAAGTGGCAAGTTGGACCAATAATTGATGGAAAGGCACTATTTGATAGTGCTGAATTTATCGAAGTAGTGAATCCTGCACATTTGGAAAATATAATTGGAGAAGTGTCAAGTGCAACAAGCGATCAAGCTTTAAACGCTCTTGAAATAGCACATAGTGCTTTTACTAAGTGGCAGAATGTTTCAGCAGTAGAGCGCGCTAAATACCTCGAAAAAGCTGCGGATTTGCTTGAAGAAAGAATGAGAGAGTTGATTTACATTCTGATTGTGGAAGCAGGAAAAATTTTATCCGATGCAATAGCAGAAGTAAGGGAAGCAGTTGACTTTCTGCGTTATTATGCAATGATAGCAAAGAATGAACTGAGCGACTGGAAAAAATTGCCAGGTCCAACAGGTGAAGATAACTTCATCTTTTTTGAAGGCAGGGGAGTTTTCTTATGCATATCACCATGGAATTTTCCACTTGCTATTTTTCTTGGGCAGGTTTCAGCTGCACTTGCAGCAGGTAACACGGTGCTTGCAAAACCGGCAGAGCAGACACCTATTATTGCTTATGAAGCTGTTAAGATACTACATGAAGCTGGGATACCAAAAAATGTGTTACACCTCATTCCTGGGGATGGTGGATATTTAGGCAAAATATTAGTTTCAGACAATAGAATTGCCGGAGTAGCTTTTACTGGCTCAACACAAACTGCTCAAATAATCAATAAAATGCTTGCAAATAGGGATGGTCCTATCGTACCACTTATTGCTGAAACAGGAGGGCTCAATGCTATGATAGTTGATAGCTCTGCTCTTTTAGAGCAAGTGACTACAGATGTTGTGCTTTCTGCGTTTCGCAGCACCGGCCAACGCTGTTCTGCACTTAGAGTGCTGTTTATTCAAGAGGACATAGCAGAGAAGCAGATAAAAATGATATGCGGTGCAGCGCAAGAACTCAAGATTGGTGACCCAATACAACTTAGTACTGATATTGGTCCAATAATTGACAAAGCATCTATCGATATGCTAACTCAACATACGCAAAAAATGTCAGAGGACGGAGATTCAAATCTGTTATTTAAAGTACCCATGGATACAAATTCTCATAATGGTTATTTCTTTCCTCCATATATTTATGAGATACAAAAAATTTCGCAATTAAAGCAAGAAGTATTTGGTCCTATTTTACATATCATACGTTTTAACAAGTCACAATTAGATGAAGTTATAAGTGATATAAATAGTACTGGATATGGACTTACGTTTTCTTTGCAGAGTCGTATACAAATTCAAATTGACACTATAAGTAAAAAAATATCAGTTGGAAATGTCTACATCAACCGTAACCAGATAGGTGCAGCAGTTGGGATACAACCATTTGGTGGTAGAGGACTATCTGGCACTGGGCCAAAAGCTGGTGGTCCTCATTATTTACAGCGTTTTTCTACAGAAAAAGTTGTAAGTGTTAACACTACAGCATTTGGTGGTAACACTACACTTATGTGTTTGGATTAA
- a CDS encoding leucyl aminopeptidase, which produces MYSLQLFATEMPAMKITISKISPDFKTIVMGLFEDNETVNDGGVLQGKQVIDNIKQFSDFNGSFGEFFSTALPEEKNVIVVGLGKKDEWNENKELNIGGKIYCELSRLKIKKAAVLIEGSAANVAYGAFLRSFKFDKYKTKKDEKITEVEEITVLVKAEQLSNAERSFEHLRQEGESIFLARSFITEPPNILYPESYADHIKKELTKLGLEIEVLDKKQMEEKKMGALLGVAQGSSKEPKLVVIKWNGAAKEQKPIAFVGKGITFDTGGVSLKPSRGMESMKYDMAGSAAVVGVMHALAGRKAKVNAIGVVALAENAVGGNAQRPSDVVTSMSGQTIEVLNTDAEGRLILADALWYTQDRFSPKFMIDLATLTGAIVVALGNNEYAGLFSNNDELANRLIDVGNEVNEKLWRFPMNETYDKIIDSPIADVQNIAPAGSGGDSIMAAQFLQRFVNETCWAHLDIAGTAWHEKGTDICPRGAVGFGVRLLNKLVEKYYEAND; this is translated from the coding sequence ATGTACAGTTTACAATTATTTGCAACGGAGATGCCAGCAATGAAAATAACAATTTCTAAAATTTCGCCCGATTTTAAAACAATAGTAATGGGTTTATTTGAGGACAACGAAACCGTAAATGATGGCGGAGTTTTGCAAGGAAAACAGGTCATAGATAATATAAAGCAATTTAGCGATTTCAATGGAAGTTTTGGTGAATTTTTCTCTACTGCTTTGCCAGAAGAAAAAAATGTCATAGTTGTTGGACTGGGTAAGAAGGATGAATGGAATGAAAATAAAGAATTAAATATTGGTGGTAAAATATATTGTGAGTTAAGCAGATTAAAAATTAAAAAAGCAGCGGTTTTAATCGAAGGTAGTGCAGCAAATGTTGCATATGGTGCGTTTCTGCGTAGTTTTAAGTTTGATAAGTATAAAACTAAAAAGGATGAGAAAATTACAGAGGTAGAGGAGATTACCGTATTAGTAAAAGCTGAGCAATTAAGTAATGCTGAAAGATCATTTGAGCACTTAAGGCAAGAAGGTGAGAGTATATTTCTTGCGCGCTCTTTTATAACAGAGCCTCCTAACATTCTATATCCAGAATCCTATGCTGATCATATAAAAAAAGAACTTACTAAGCTTGGCCTTGAAATTGAAGTGCTTGATAAAAAGCAGATGGAAGAGAAAAAAATGGGAGCCTTGCTTGGAGTTGCACAAGGAAGTAGTAAAGAACCAAAATTAGTAGTGATAAAATGGAATGGAGCTGCTAAAGAACAAAAGCCAATAGCTTTTGTTGGTAAAGGCATAACGTTTGACACTGGTGGAGTATCGCTCAAACCTTCACGTGGTATGGAGTCGATGAAATATGACATGGCAGGCTCTGCTGCTGTGGTTGGGGTGATGCATGCTTTAGCAGGACGAAAAGCAAAAGTAAATGCAATCGGCGTGGTCGCACTTGCAGAAAATGCAGTGGGTGGTAATGCTCAAAGACCAAGTGATGTAGTAACTTCAATGTCTGGACAGACAATAGAAGTGTTGAACACCGATGCAGAAGGAAGGCTCATACTTGCAGATGCTTTATGGTATACGCAAGACAGATTCTCACCAAAATTTATGATTGATCTTGCAACTTTAACTGGTGCTATAGTGGTTGCACTTGGAAATAACGAATATGCTGGTCTTTTTTCAAACAATGATGAATTAGCAAACCGTCTGATTGATGTAGGAAATGAAGTAAATGAGAAGTTATGGCGTTTTCCTATGAATGAAACTTATGACAAAATTATTGATTCACCGATTGCTGATGTTCAAAACATCGCTCCTGCAGGCTCTGGTGGAGATAGCATAATGGCTGCACAGTTTTTACAGCGTTTTGTGAATGAAACTTGCTGGGCACATTTAGATATCGCAGGCACTGCTTGGCACGAAAAAGGTACTGACATTTGTCCAAGAGGAGCAGTAGGTTTTGGTGTAAGGTTACTTAATAAGTTGGTTGAGAAGTACTACGAAGCCAATGATTAA
- a CDS encoding protocatechuate 3,4-dioxygenase translates to MNVKNILLAFLVQMVFSLPLFAADPVLLNCIETPEIYDLDARPKNFSSSNNLRRKPGSPNSATGELIHIVGRITDINCLPIQNAVVSIWHANSRGVNHYDKDIEDDPNFAGSGRFVVNNLGYYNFITITPGKIGDRAPHINFLVQHPDFPEFTTQMFFADHNCDNCADPVLGDFVSNGLASLLITPFTYSDQVIKTYTFNITLGGYNKFSNKR, encoded by the coding sequence ATGAATGTGAAAAATATCTTGTTAGCGTTTTTAGTACAAATGGTGTTCAGTTTGCCGCTATTTGCAGCTGATCCTGTTTTGCTCAACTGCATTGAAACTCCAGAAATTTATGACCTTGATGCAAGGCCAAAAAATTTTAGCTCTTCAAACAATTTAAGAAGGAAACCCGGTTCTCCAAATAGTGCAACAGGAGAATTAATACACATAGTGGGTAGAATTACTGATATAAACTGTTTACCAATACAAAATGCTGTAGTTTCTATATGGCACGCGAATTCACGTGGCGTGAACCATTACGATAAGGATATAGAGGATGATCCGAATTTTGCTGGATCAGGAAGGTTTGTAGTGAATAACCTTGGCTATTATAACTTTATTACGATAACACCTGGTAAAATTGGTGATAGAGCTCCACATATTAACTTTCTAGTGCAACATCCGGATTTTCCCGAATTCACAACGCAAATGTTTTTTGCTGACCATAATTGCGATAATTGTGCTGATCCTGTTCTTGGAGATTTTGTTAGTAATGGGCTTGCAAGCCTTCTCATAACACCATTTACTTACAGTGATCAGGTCATAAAAACCTATACGTTTAACATTACCTTGGGCGGATATAATAAGTTCTCTAATAAAAGATAA
- a CDS encoding MerR family transcriptional regulator translates to MNKEKLFYTIGEVAEELHLEQHVLRFWEGQFHQIKPTKSKGRRLYDCKCIEAIKKVKYMLYDKGYTIKGVQKEFGNDIKVTKNLLQELTDLRDYLTSKINNEESNKQT, encoded by the coding sequence ATGAACAAGGAAAAATTATTTTATACGATTGGGGAAGTAGCTGAAGAGCTACATTTGGAACAGCATGTTTTGAGATTTTGGGAAGGTCAATTTCATCAAATTAAGCCTACAAAGAGTAAAGGAAGAAGGCTATATGATTGTAAATGTATAGAGGCCATAAAGAAAGTAAAATACATGCTATATGATAAAGGATATACAATAAAAGGAGTGCAAAAAGAATTTGGTAATGATATAAAAGTCACAAAGAATTTGTTGCAAGAACTCACCGATTTGAGGGACTATTTAACTAGTAAAATAAATAACGAGGAAAGTAACAAGCAGACGTGA
- a CDS encoding integration host factor subunit alpha translates to MDHVTTKDITVTKATIAGNINQEIGLSKEDSVSIIDDILDEIKTSLVKDGIVKISSFGTFLVKKKKERPGNIPNTSEKVMIQARNSVSFRPSKIIKKSINN, encoded by the coding sequence ATGGATCACGTTACAACAAAAGACATAACAGTAACTAAGGCAACGATAGCTGGAAATATAAACCAAGAAATAGGATTATCAAAGGAAGACTCTGTTTCGATAATAGATGATATATTGGACGAAATAAAGACAAGCTTGGTAAAGGATGGAATAGTGAAAATATCATCATTTGGAACATTCTTGGTCAAAAAAAAGAAGGAAAGACCAGGAAATATACCAAATACATCGGAGAAAGTGATGATTCAGGCAAGAAATTCAGTTTCTTTTAGGCCTTCAAAAATTATAAAAAAATCAATCAATAATTAA
- a CDS encoding MFS transporter, whose product MQIIYTFISVNLEKELGLTIAQVALANSAYTWTFAILQFFSGATFNVFSSKKIYFFSLSTMILGFFVLINSDNFSHLILSQVLIATGASFGFIGAAHTSSICFSAAQFGLMFSLVQTISSLSALVIQILFSNLLAEDAYWKNLIVCIILFGVLIFVLTLFCPNTLPESSSEKRTIKGSMKTVMCSVLTVLKSRDIWITSVMGAITFGTFLALNTLWAPRLLGNSELNAMESGIATAILWLGLAVGAPIADRISNLFKNRKHVISAFALLQGVSIIILLYSHLTVHVVYFCMLMFGFFAGGHMLNFTVGSEIVKRKYISTSSSIINGFMFIGSGVIVSMLALFTDHQMALFAIFAILIATGILNYATKETYSKK is encoded by the coding sequence ATGCAGATAATTTATACCTTTATAAGTGTAAATCTTGAAAAGGAACTTGGACTTACAATCGCGCAAGTTGCACTGGCTAATTCAGCATATACTTGGACTTTCGCCATCTTACAATTTTTTAGTGGAGCAACGTTTAATGTTTTTTCCAGTAAAAAAATTTATTTTTTCTCATTATCAACTATGATCTTGGGGTTTTTTGTCCTTATTAATAGTGACAATTTCTCCCATTTGATTTTGTCTCAAGTGTTGATTGCAACTGGAGCATCATTTGGTTTTATTGGTGCTGCTCACACAAGTAGCATATGTTTTTCCGCTGCCCAATTTGGATTGATGTTTTCACTAGTGCAGACAATTTCAAGCCTTTCTGCTTTGGTAATTCAAATACTGTTCTCTAACTTGCTTGCCGAAGATGCATATTGGAAAAATCTGATTGTATGCATAATACTATTTGGTGTGTTGATATTTGTACTTACGCTTTTTTGTCCAAACACACTTCCAGAAAGCAGCTCAGAAAAGCGCACAATAAAAGGCTCTATGAAGACAGTAATGTGCTCTGTACTCACAGTGCTAAAATCAAGAGATATCTGGATAACTTCAGTGATGGGTGCTATTACTTTTGGAACATTTTTAGCACTTAATACCTTGTGGGCTCCAAGGTTACTGGGCAACTCAGAACTCAATGCAATGGAGTCAGGTATAGCAACTGCAATACTATGGCTTGGTCTTGCAGTTGGTGCTCCAATTGCAGATCGAATCTCAAACTTATTTAAAAATAGGAAACATGTAATTTCTGCTTTTGCTTTATTGCAAGGCGTCTCAATTATTATTTTACTATACAGCCATTTAACAGTCCACGTTGTGTACTTTTGTATGTTAATGTTCGGGTTTTTTGCGGGAGGACATATGCTTAATTTTACTGTCGGCAGCGAGATTGTGAAACGAAAATACATCAGCACATCATCATCCATTATCAATGGATTTATGTTTATTGGCAGTGGAGTTATAGTGTCAATGTTAGCACTTTTTACAGATCATCAAATGGCACTTTTTGCAATATTTGCGATATTGATAGCTACCGGTATTTTAAATTATGCAACAAAAGAGACATACTCTAAAAAATAA
- a CDS encoding murein hydrolase activator EnvC family protein: MWHIASFLMLLAILIGCGLQKPAPVLLKGEEFYGKRDLEYTREYHLIREPSVQKESRKAIINRIYKDNNDAQNVEVNCKFVMPVKGSATSSDEMCKDGIKIAAQNGTNVIASAPGKVIYVGKGLRWYGNLIIVEHKDNYMTVYSYLKNIHVEIGDKVKQGQVIGSAGKSSTQDKDPQMCFTIRHNGQAVDPLMHMNCN, encoded by the coding sequence ATGTGGCATATAGCCTCATTTCTTATGTTATTAGCAATATTAATAGGCTGTGGCCTGCAAAAACCTGCACCTGTGTTGCTTAAAGGCGAAGAATTTTACGGAAAAAGAGATCTGGAATATACAAGAGAGTACCATTTAATTAGGGAGCCTTCAGTGCAAAAAGAAAGTAGAAAAGCCATCATAAATAGGATATACAAAGATAACAATGATGCACAAAACGTGGAGGTAAATTGTAAATTTGTAATGCCAGTTAAAGGTTCAGCTACCTCTTCTGATGAAATGTGTAAGGATGGCATAAAAATTGCTGCTCAAAATGGAACGAACGTAATTGCCTCTGCACCCGGCAAAGTGATATATGTAGGCAAAGGGCTGAGATGGTATGGGAATTTAATTATAGTGGAACACAAAGATAATTACATGACTGTGTACTCCTATTTAAAAAACATACATGTTGAAATTGGCGATAAAGTAAAGCAAGGTCAAGTAATTGGATCTGCAGGTAAATCAAGCACACAAGATAAAGATCCACAGATGTGTTTCACAATACGACATAATGGCCAAGCGGTTGATCCTTTGATGCATATGAACTGTAATTGA
- the leuS gene encoding leucine--tRNA ligase: MKYDFKSVEKFYQDKWDFSVNKSGKQEKCYVLEMFPYPSGKIHMGHLRNYAIGDVIARYKRANGFEVLHPIGWDAFGLPAENAARDNNISPETWTKENIDNMRTQLKSIGLSYNWERELSTCEPDYYKHEQKFFLDFLKHGLAYRKESWVNWDPVDQTVLANEQVVDGKGWRSGAVVEKRKLSQWFLKITDFAEDLLKCLQSLKNWPEKVKTMQERWIGKSEGATIEFEIVGLNKKLKVFTTCPHTLFGASFCAVAAEHPIVQDLKNGSSVVIPVLDTGIQEKDEIPASRAGMIIDEKIGIYTGLNVKHPFLDKELLLYIANFVLMEYGEGAIFGCPAHDQRDFEFAQKYDLPIIPVICEKGAQAIVTLEEAYTGGEIMCNSEFLNGLTVSEAKKVITKKLEEKGIGKKTTNYRLHDWGVSRQRYWGCPIPIIYCKDCGTVPVPKKDLPVVLPIDVEFTSGGNPLDKHPTWKFVDCPKCGKQAERETDTFDTFFESSWYFAAFCSEDKSIDKDACNRFMPVDYYIGGIEHAILHLLYSRFFCRALTKCGYFAIKEPFSTLITQGMVCHATYKDENGKWLFPAEAKELIARGAKVQVGKVEKMSKSKKNTVDPNFIIEKYGADTARLFVLSDTPPEKDMEWSDDGVEGCSRYVNKLWRMVMQLRPVNIHYDNESVTGGLLEYRKKIHKLLHGLTDDLENCRLNCVVAKFREMTNLIAEIDVKTGKSLIDEGICILIRVIEPFIPHLAESLWQEIGGQPWPKADESLLVDDTVTIAVQINGKLRTTIKVAINLPQEELKKIAIDSVSSKIDQSKVRTVYAVPNKIVNIVI; the protein is encoded by the coding sequence ATGAAATATGATTTTAAAAGTGTTGAAAAATTTTATCAAGATAAATGGGATTTTTCTGTAAACAAGAGTGGTAAACAAGAAAAGTGTTACGTGTTGGAAATGTTTCCATATCCATCTGGTAAAATTCATATGGGACACTTACGTAACTATGCAATAGGGGATGTGATAGCACGTTACAAGAGAGCTAATGGATTTGAGGTTTTGCATCCAATTGGCTGGGATGCGTTTGGATTACCAGCCGAGAATGCAGCAAGGGACAACAATATTAGCCCCGAAACATGGACAAAAGAGAATATAGATAATATGCGTACACAGTTGAAATCTATAGGTCTTTCTTATAATTGGGAGCGTGAACTCTCCACATGTGAGCCTGATTATTACAAACACGAACAAAAATTTTTCCTGGATTTTTTAAAGCATGGGCTTGCCTATCGAAAAGAGTCATGGGTTAACTGGGATCCAGTGGACCAAACAGTGCTTGCAAATGAACAGGTGGTTGATGGAAAAGGATGGCGATCAGGTGCAGTTGTTGAAAAACGTAAGTTGTCCCAATGGTTTTTAAAGATTACTGATTTCGCTGAAGATTTACTCAAGTGCCTGCAAAGTTTGAAAAATTGGCCAGAAAAAGTCAAAACAATGCAGGAGCGTTGGATAGGAAAATCTGAAGGAGCAACTATAGAGTTTGAAATCGTTGGCCTGAATAAGAAATTAAAGGTTTTTACAACTTGTCCTCATACTTTGTTTGGGGCTTCTTTTTGTGCAGTGGCAGCAGAGCATCCTATTGTGCAGGATTTAAAGAATGGTTCTTCTGTTGTTATCCCAGTGCTTGACACTGGGATCCAGGAAAAAGATGAGATTCCAGCGTCACGCGCTGGAATGATAATTGATGAAAAAATTGGAATTTACACCGGATTAAACGTCAAACATCCATTTCTTGATAAGGAATTGCTGCTTTACATAGCGAATTTTGTGTTGATGGAGTATGGGGAAGGGGCAATTTTTGGATGCCCTGCACACGATCAGCGTGATTTTGAATTTGCACAGAAATATGATTTGCCGATAATTCCTGTTATTTGTGAAAAGGGTGCACAAGCCATAGTGACTCTAGAAGAAGCCTACACTGGTGGCGAAATAATGTGCAACTCTGAATTCTTAAATGGATTGACGGTTAGTGAAGCAAAAAAAGTAATCACTAAAAAACTTGAAGAAAAAGGGATAGGTAAGAAAACAACAAACTATCGTCTACACGATTGGGGAGTTTCAAGGCAGCGTTATTGGGGATGCCCTATACCTATCATATATTGCAAAGACTGCGGAACTGTTCCAGTGCCAAAAAAAGACCTTCCTGTAGTTCTACCAATAGATGTAGAATTTACAAGTGGTGGCAATCCGCTGGATAAGCACCCAACTTGGAAATTTGTTGATTGTCCAAAGTGCGGAAAGCAAGCAGAGCGTGAAACTGATACATTCGACACCTTTTTTGAATCTTCCTGGTATTTTGCTGCATTCTGTAGTGAAGATAAATCAATAGACAAAGATGCATGTAATCGTTTTATGCCTGTTGATTATTATATAGGTGGAATAGAACATGCAATTCTGCATTTGCTTTATTCAAGATTTTTCTGCCGTGCTTTAACCAAATGTGGCTATTTTGCTATTAAAGAGCCTTTCTCTACTTTAATCACTCAAGGAATGGTCTGCCATGCAACTTATAAAGACGAAAATGGTAAGTGGCTATTTCCCGCAGAAGCAAAAGAATTAATAGCGCGAGGTGCAAAAGTTCAAGTGGGCAAAGTTGAAAAAATGAGCAAATCGAAAAAGAATACAGTTGACCCAAACTTTATCATAGAAAAGTATGGTGCTGATACTGCTCGCTTGTTTGTGTTGTCCGACACTCCTCCAGAGAAAGATATGGAATGGTCCGATGATGGCGTAGAAGGTTGTTCTCGTTATGTAAATAAATTGTGGCGTATGGTCATGCAGTTGAGACCTGTAAATATACACTATGATAATGAAAGTGTTACGGGTGGACTTCTAGAGTACAGAAAAAAAATTCATAAACTCTTACACGGACTTACAGATGACTTAGAAAACTGCAGATTAAACTGTGTAGTGGCAAAATTTCGTGAGATGACGAATTTAATAGCTGAAATAGACGTAAAAACTGGAAAATCTCTTATTGATGAAGGTATATGTATATTAATCAGAGTAATCGAACCATTCATACCACATCTAGCTGAAAGCCTATGGCAAGAAATAGGAGGTCAACCTTGGCCAAAAGCTGATGAATCATTATTAGTTGACGATACGGTAACTATAGCAGTGCAAATCAATGGAAAATTACGTACAACAATCAAGGTGGCAATTAACTTGCCTCAAGAAGAATTGAAGAAAATAGCGATAGACTCTGTGTCCAGTAAGATCGATCAAAGCAAAGTTCGCACTGTATATGCTGTACCAAATAAGATAGTAAATATAGTTATATAA